The Tenacibaculum jejuense genome includes a window with the following:
- a CDS encoding DUF4251 domain-containing protein, whose amino-acid sequence MIRVFYFLLLILLSVSCASTKESYTAVQLKKFNEIVDGKPFSINSKRAYPRVTAALNSLPANVFLPNGNTINMIDITGHGSVFKFSKDSITIGDLPYYGERQFAGSYNNTNVGIEFDDKITNYKTSKTKRDNHQIKFTIRDKNSNTESYDVTLVIYKNLKTRMDIISTHRFPIQYSGIVTE is encoded by the coding sequence ATGATTAGAGTATTTTACTTTTTGTTACTTATACTTTTAAGTGTTAGTTGTGCATCAACAAAAGAAAGTTACACAGCTGTACAATTGAAAAAGTTCAATGAAATTGTAGATGGTAAACCTTTTAGTATTAATTCTAAAAGAGCTTATCCTAGAGTTACAGCAGCTTTAAATTCTTTACCTGCAAATGTCTTTTTACCTAACGGAAATACAATTAACATGATCGATATTACAGGTCATGGAAGTGTTTTTAAATTTAGTAAAGATTCTATAACTATTGGAGATTTACCATATTATGGAGAACGTCAATTCGCTGGAAGTTATAATAATACAAATGTTGGAATTGAATTTGATGATAAAATTACGAATTACAAAACTTCGAAAACAAAGAGAGATAATCACCAAATAAAGTTTACAATTCGTGATAAAAACTCAAATACAGAAAGTTATGATGTAACTTTAGTCATCTATAAGAATTTAAAAACCCGAATGGATATCATTTCTACACATCGATTTCCAATTCAGTATTCTGGAATAGTTACAGAGTAA
- the rlmF gene encoding 23S rRNA (adenine(1618)-N(6))-methyltransferase RlmF has translation MHSRNLHKDSAYDFEKLSDANPDLKAFTFKNEYQNTTIDFGNPKAVVALNKALLIAHYNVSNWELPEGYLCPPIPSRVDYIHHIADIVTEKQEIKGLDIGVGANTIYCILGSQVYNWKMIGCDINAESIKIAQKNIDFTPKLKKNVSLIHQSNNANIFEGVINVNDYFDFSVCNPPFHNSENEAKKGTLRKLNNLNKKDFELNFGGQANELWCNGGEALFLKRMIKQSTLFKNQVGYFTSLVSKKEHLPKLEKQLSKLKAKYRVIPMQHGNKITRILAWSYIKNF, from the coding sequence ATGCATTCAAGAAACTTACATAAAGATTCTGCTTACGATTTTGAAAAATTATCTGATGCAAATCCTGATTTAAAAGCTTTTACTTTTAAAAATGAATATCAAAATACTACCATAGATTTTGGTAATCCGAAAGCTGTGGTAGCTTTAAATAAAGCTCTTTTAATCGCACATTACAATGTATCAAATTGGGAATTACCCGAAGGATATTTATGTCCGCCAATTCCTAGCAGAGTGGATTACATACATCATATAGCTGATATTGTTACTGAAAAACAAGAAATTAAAGGATTAGATATCGGCGTTGGAGCAAATACAATTTACTGTATTTTAGGAAGTCAAGTTTATAATTGGAAAATGATAGGATGTGATATTAATGCTGAAAGTATTAAAATTGCTCAAAAAAACATTGATTTTACACCTAAATTAAAGAAAAACGTAAGTTTAATTCATCAAAGTAATAATGCAAACATATTTGAAGGTGTTATAAACGTTAATGATTATTTTGATTTTTCAGTCTGTAATCCTCCTTTTCATAATTCTGAAAATGAAGCTAAAAAGGGAACATTACGCAAGCTTAATAATTTAAATAAAAAAGATTTTGAGCTTAATTTTGGTGGTCAGGCTAATGAATTGTGGTGTAATGGTGGTGAAGCTTTATTTTTAAAACGAATGATTAAACAAAGTACATTGTTTAAAAATCAAGTAGGTTATTTTACGAGTTTGGTCTCTAAAAAAGAACATTTGCCAAAGTTAGAGAAACAACTATCTAAACTAAAAGCAAAGTATAGGGTAATACCGATGCAGCATGGTAATAAAATCACAAGAATTTTGGCTTGGTCTTACATTAAAAACTTTTAA